aaaaaaaaaaaaaaaaaaaatgaataaattaaataaatattaagGCTTAACAtgtatcatatatataatacataattgttaaataattttttttttttgtattacATCTGCTCCTTTAAAAACGTCAGATAAAAGTATTGTGATAGATAAATCAATTTCTGGAAATGATATAGCCAAACATCCTGAAAAATCGGATTGTCCATATCCaacaattttattttttttatttattttttttttttttctagattctatattttttcttttatatttatttttttttttatataaattaaattcatcattaatattagCATTATATTCACATTCAAAGAGTTGAAAACCCATACCCCATATTCTACTCATAGCTCCTGTTAAAATCAATGCCTCTACACTTTTATCAATAGTATATTtctttcttattttattaataatataagatggaaaaaaaaattcgTTATTCACAAATGCTAATAATTTACATAATGCTTTTGCTGTAAATCTACCATTGATTGGTATAAATTTATCCAAAATTTTTTTAGAATCATAAATTAACGGATCTAAAATATATGGTTTAGATTGCATTAATTGgaataatgatatatatttattatattgtttaatattaaaattatctACATACATTTTAAGTTTGTtatcaaaatttttattatcatttaatgATTTCTCTTGATcattctttatattattaatataattatttttattatttttatttttttcctcattttcattttcctTATTATTTCCTCCTCCCTTTTTTTGTACTTTGCCATTAGACTTTAACATTTCTAATTGATTATTCACATCCTCTTGTGTTACGTTTTCTAATACATTAATGTTTCTTCTTGCAAAAGCTAGTCTCCAATATACATCcgtttttttattaattgtATGATATTCTTTTGAAATCActccttttttattttgattatataacttattcataattaaatatgtttCTAACCTTTTTTTCCTTTCATTAAAACGTCGTAATTCTTTTAGTTCTCTTCTGGTTCTTTTCttatcataaaatatatactcTTTTGTATTCTGATTTCTTTCATcatgataattattatattcaacCATATGTTCATCATAATCTAcatcatcttcatcataataatcaGTAGAATCTGTTTCAGTATCACTAAACATTTCTATATTATCTGAATAATcgttcatatatatattctgtttatttttttttttcataaggttattattttgtttttttaatatttggtatttatattctattaattttttcaacAACTCTTGATCTTTTTTCGTAACCTTTTTTATGAGCTCTTCGGTATCTTGAACAAATTCGTATTTGTCATCGTTTCGTGTTTTTTCCTCTTTAGATTTATtctcttcatttttattgtaaTCTTCACCAccctttttattatctcCAATGATTTTGCACTCTTCAATTGTTCTACCCTCTTGAAATGTTTTACCCTCTTGAATTGTTTTACCCTCTTGAACTGTTTTACCCTCTTCAATTGTTTTGCCCTCATCAGTTGTTTTACCCTCTTCAATTGTTTTACCCTCTTCAATTGTTTTAACCTCATCAATTGTTTTAACCTCATCAATTGTTTTAATCTCATCAATTGTTTTACCTTCATCAATTGTTTTACCCTCATCAATTGTTTTACCCTCATCAATTGTTTTACCCTCATCAATTGTTTTACCCTCATCAGTTGTTTTATtctcttctttttttttattttcgTCCTCTTGCTTTTGTTTTATACTTCTTATAAATGCTTCATTTGCCTCTCTAATATGATcgctttttttttttatatgatctTTTAACTGTTTGATATATTCGAAGagttttttatatttcttatttctcttatgatatttattatatttttctttcaaTAGACTATTTGCTGATTCTTCACCACTCGTTTTTGTATCTACATTgttaaataattttctgatatttttatcaaaattatatttataatattttcttctttcttctaaattataaaaatatttatcttCATTACTTAAACATTTCacttcttttttcttttttgtcttattatttttatcttgAAAAGTATTCAAGATAGTGTTTGTAAAAAAGCTCATTTTGTTAGTATTATTACTTTCattgttatttatattattcatattatttacattatttacattatttacattattattatcatcatcatattttatgaCCACCCCATTGGcattcatataatttacaCTTTTCTTATTACTAATATAATAGTTTAAGTAATTCATACTACTATtactataattatttatattgttaatATTCTCCATATAAGAATTTTTCATTACATGATGTGATTCATTTCTACAGTCACTATAACTATGTGATCTCTTACCTCTTTCctcaaataaaaataaattatcttttttattcttatgaACTGTTGCTTTTGGATTAGATAACATTACTTTATTAaatttgttcatattaaattttttatcataattttcttttaatgtatatttattgttgtaattataaacataaGGGCTACAACtaacaataatattgttattactattattattattattattattataactatttttctttttattatcattgggactataatttatattatcactattaacattattatttacattatccatattattGTAGTTTCTTATTTTACTACTATTTTTACTATTACTATGACTATTATAAAAACTATTATAAAAACTATTATTGTAACAACTATTATTCAAACTATTACTTTCacacatattattatctacACAATTAGCCTCTACATTTCTGTGATCTAAgttattttctatattatcACATTTCTTAGGTGACAGAAAGaaatttttcaaaaaaatattctcattattttcatacatattttttatggaatcatttattttcttcgtttttaattttaaattatctaCATGATtcaaaaatttatttttaaaactAAAGGATTCTTTATTCCTTAAGGTACTTTCAAGAAGATTACTTGAATCCAATTTTCTTGcattttcattatctaTAAGTTCgttatttattaaaatattcattttacTTTCTATATTAGATTGCTTCTTATTTAAAGAATCTTTTGATATttcaattttattattattctcttcattttcatattccttcttaatattattataatattcattGTCTTCTTTCTCTTCTATAATGTCATGATAAACATCGTTCATCTTTAGGTTActatcatcattatcatgGTTTAGTTCTATTTTGTCTTCATATGTTTCAATTATATCTTCATACGTTTCAACTATGTCCTCATACATTTGATCGTTTTGTTCATTTGGATGATCTTTCTGTTGATTCGGTTGGTTTCTTTCTTCATTCTTATCTACTTTCTTCATCTCTGCGATGTCTCTTTTTTCAAAATCCACTTTGGTTTTACTTCCCTTTTGATCTTTCTTatccttatttttttttttctccttCTTACTACCATctacaaataaataaaatatatatatatatatatatatatatatatattacatattatatattacacCTTTGTGAATATATtctttctttatatattaattttgatgtgtttattattttttttttttttttttatctattcacttgttattattttatttattgtgttacctttaatttttttcttagAATAATACACATCAACACTTATACTTCTTTTTTTCGATAAAACTTTTTGATTACTatcaaatttttttttgttagATATGGTATTctttaaattaatattttcaaacTTTAAAAGTTCCGcattcataatataaaaattcatatcatcatttatatcGTCTATAAAGTTGGAAATAGTACTAGACTTTTTAAATTTCTTACCACCAATAAAAGAAGTTGATTTgtattcattattttttaaagcACTGGTTGTATAATCCTTCATCATGTTAGGCCATTTATCCATAACAATAGATTTTTTATCTAGAatgtttgtttttttatctataaCATTTGCCTTTTTATCctttataaatttttttgttttatctaaattattattactaagACCACCAGTGgtatttacattattttgattgttgacatttttcttttttgaaTCTTCGtatttttgattttttaataattctgAAGGTATGGGTACAAACATTTCTTCAGTCAAATTTAATGGTTTCactatatatttatatatatactcataataatgtaatcctgatatattatgtattaactcagatataatatatgtatcgattaaatataaatactCTCCATATTTCGACGTTTTATCTGAAGTCTTATAATGTTTAGAGTTCTCAatcatatttatcatttgaTCGTAATCTATAAATTTGCTTAACGTTATTTTATCATGAAAAGGCTTCTTAATAAAACACTTTAAAgttaatatatcttttatggttatattttttttattattacatataaatcCATCCCAGTAATTACAAATATGATcgttaataatatttttgaaattTCTTATTTGTTTGCTTTCtatactttttataaagTTTTTCTCATCAATATAACTttgttgtttttttattaaggtatccattttgttatatgatatatttggatatatatttatggaTTTATTTGGATTGGACTCTGTCTCATTATTActcttatttatattattatcatgatGGTGATGATTATGGTGATGATTATGGTGATGATTATGGTGATGATTATGGTGATGATTATGGTGATGATTATGGTGAAGATTATGGTGATgattatgatgatgattatGGTGATGTAcatcatcattattgtGATTATGGATATAATTTCTAcctttatatttatcatgCTTTTTGTATTCGCTCATAAGACTAAGCTTACTATTATTAGGTAGATCATCattaatttctttatattgCACATCATCTTCTATCCTTTCAATCATACTTTTGTAACTATTCCTACTCATACTACTGATCCAActaacattattattataactatTATAACTATTAAAACTTATGAAACTATTGACAGATAAAGGACTTATATCCTTGCTCTCACCAAACTCTTCacatttaattatattttcattcatatttacTGAGAAATAATCgttttctattttattaaattcatttaatttttcggtaatataattattttcattatctgttttattatcatcagCAACTTCATCCTCTAGGTCTTCTTCTTCATAAggtttattattatctttcATATTGGATGTTTTTTCATTTGCATTGTGTTTACTTTGATCCATTTCgtttaataatttattattattattattattgtcctcattattattgttatcCTTATCATTGTTATCCTTATCATTGTTATCCTTATCATTGTTATCCTTATCATTGTTATCCTTATCATTGTCCTCTTTATTATTGTCTTCATtactatttttttccttatcatttttttccttatcatttttttccttatcatttttttccttattattatttttattcttttccTTAGCTTTACCCTTATCCTTTTCGTTTATCttaattttcattttttcatcCAATTGATTTTTCTCCTTCGCGTTtgatttaatttttatcttttcacttattttttcttgAATTTTTTGACTTATCTTTTCCCCTAGCTTATCCTTTTTCTTATCCATACCGAGCAAAATACTTTCACCTGACGTTTGTTCATTCACTGAGTTACATATAAGATGATATAGAGctatatttaaaataattttgtttaatGAATATCcattaaataaagaatgTTTTGTTATAGGTCTTTTATCTGTTGTACTTGTAATTCCTACACATGTATTAACAActaacttttttttatgtataatgGCTACTTGACATCCtagtattttttttttttcatataatgtttttataaattgATGAATTCTTTTTTCTACAAATGTATTTGGATATTTATCTATTGGTATTGTGTGTatactattatttattggtatatatattttttctaaagCTTCTTTAGCTCTTCTTGAAAAgatatttaaataattaatttttacatttaatTGTGTACATAATCCATGTAATAAAGATGCAACTctcataaaaaatataatatctttaGGTACATCACTTATCGGATTTTTATCCATAacatcttttttttcaatattttttaatatttccaTATTCTTATTACTCTTACTTGTTTCATCAACAGTATTAACACCACCAAATTCCTTTTCTCCTTCATTACCTTTACTTTTAGATTCTTCTAATTTGcttaaaaaataagttTTCAAATTctcaatatatatttcagGATCGTAGGTAAAATCTTCTTTAAAGCAGAAACCCATATCTTCAAACGCttctataatatttaatacatTCATACAGCTAATATTATAAACTAATTTACAAAAGGCGAATTTCATTACGCTATCTAATTGTTTGATTAAACCCCAGTCAATAATAACAGGtacaaaattatattttgcattttttcttttttttaaatctgCTGCTTGGAATTTTGATTTGTATATCGGACCACTTTTGTTTTTCTCTTTCTCACCATTAGAAATAttgttatcattattattattattattattattattattattattattaatattattattaatattattattaatattattgtcattattattaatattgtcattattattatcattattgtGGTCATTTTTATTGTCACCTTTACTACCTTTAACCActtttttatcatatcCTTTAACTTGTGAATCTATTTTTGTCTCCGACTTCATCTTGACTAACTCCTCCATATTGTtaacaaaagaaaacatAGTTGTTTCTCGAGATTCCATAATACTATTTTCACTAGCTTTGTTAGAATCCCTATTTTGGGTTTTCCTACTTGTCGCAATAGATGTTACTCCACTTCTTGATTGATCGCatgaaatatattcatgGGATCTAGATAAAcaatttttcatattatctAAACCATCACTCATATTTTCcttcaaaatatattcataatcTTCTTGATTCATTTTATCCGAATCTACATCTTGATTAAGTGAATAATCAACAAAACTAAAAGATTTATGAAAAGGATTCGAAAAATTAGTAGGTGCTCTCAttttatcaatattatatcttGAATCCACAAAATGATCCATCAATGAAGCATTAGATGAAGATAGGCTTTTAGAATAACTtgtaaattttattatatttttcatatcactactattattttgtaattttggattgtttgttataatatgttcatttttattttcacaataatttatatcattattattatacatattttctttcttttcttctgctttttctctttctttatttatttctagtttttttttttttttacaacTTAACTTTTTCTTAGAATTCctattactttttttatgatttttttttctcttgttcatatatacattttcatttttcattttcgagttatttattttatctttattatacttttttttcttttttttcctttttttcttttcttccATCATGACTAATATATTTCCCGGATGTGGGTCCCCATGAAAAAAACCATCATTATGTATTTGATAAGCAAAATAGTCAATAATTTTATAGAccattttatatgtatctacattatattttttaagtaATTCAGTATCAGTTATTTTAAAGCCTTTAATATATTCCATAACCAATACCTTAGAAGTTGTATGAGCACAATAAATTTTAGGTATTTTTACAGGGATACCtgattttttaaaactGTTATAAGCTAGCAATTGATgatataattcatatttataatttaattcTCGAGAAGCAGAATCTTGCCATTCATCTATAAAATctgtaaaataaaaattcttATCTATTAGTCCAAATGCCCAAGACactttttttaaagtaCTTATATCTGATGACAAAAACTGATCTATTCCTTCATGCtgaatttttattattacattataATCCTTATGTTTTCTACTGTCTATATCGCATATATgtttatcatatttttttaatttcgCTTTGTGTACTTGTCCAATAGAAGCGCTAGCTAGTGGTTCCTTATCGATGTATTCAAACATTTCATAAATGTTACCTAAGAATcaaacaagaaaaaaaaaaaaaataaaaaaaaaaaataaaataaaaaaaaataaaaaaaaataaaacaaaaaaaaaaaaataaaataaaatacatatatttatatatacgcatacttttatacatacatggacacatttattttttattttttttaaattacctaattccttttttaaaatattttctattttatcAAATGAAGACGTAGGCATCATATCTTGCAGCTTCGTaaatttttctatataaGCAACAGGCATGATATTTTCTTGGGTACTTAAAAATTGTCCTACTTTAACCCACCAACctatttataataaagaaataaataaagataatataaacgTGCAGTggtatttttttataaaatgtgAAAAATAGACAACACATTcatgtattatatatttatatatattattattctttatttatttatttatttttttaacttttataataatattcctTACCTcttaattcatatatattatttaacaTCTTTGTAGCAAACTCTTCATGTTTCTTTTCCCAgtattcattttttttctccactggcattttttttgatttcCTCAAAGCGTTCTTATATTCTACATACAGACTACTACAGTACCATATTGTctaaaaggaaaaaaaaaaaaaaaaataaaataattaattaaaattaaataatataatataatataaaataaaataaaataaaataaagcaatgtgatataattaattcaaaaaagtatatatatttaattttatttttctttatttttttattttattttttttttttttcctacCCGAATTCTACGATTCCATTGATCATACTGATTCATTTTTCTATAAGATTTACACACAACTTATTCTATTAAAAGGATAAGGACcaattaaatataaaaagttctttttttcttttcttttttttagaaataaaaaaaaatgtgaaACACACCAAAATATGTGATCACATTTATCAATTGGTTTacttaataaatttttaaaagggataaaaatgaaaagaatgTAAGAACACCATATTTTTCCCTcttcaaaaatatatacatatatatatatatatatatatatatatattatttataagtaaacaaatatattgttataaatttttatatagaaaaaaaaaaaaaaaaaaaaggtaataaaaaaccaacaaaacaaatataaacaatacgatgtaatattatatataaaaattaacaactaatttatattgtctacttttataacatattattattttttttccaaaaaaaataaaaataaataaattaaaacaataaatgatataaaaatttacaaaaaaaattacttCAGTATTGTAATTATATCATATCAtacaattttttctttttcttttttaatcatatatatataaataaatatatatatatatatatgtgtatattaatttatatgataaatatataaatttataaaaatttatatatatttattatatatataataagaaaccgtttatatgaatgaacacattttttacataacggtatattatttttaaaatatgtaaaaacaaaaaaaagaaaaaaaagaaagaatataaataaataaataaataaatggaagtaaaataaaataaaaaatataacaaatgtgaaaatatttatttatatattatgtgtaacaggaatataaaaaaatataaatgtacatatatatatatatatatatatatatatatataaaatatatttattgcatttacattataatattataaatatgcacagtaaaatataaaaatttgaaagaaataataaatcaaaGAAATCATTacattaattataaatttttacaAATTCAGCAGAAGTATAATGTAAATTTGTATATCATTCTTTAACatagaataaaataaaatcacataaaaaaagtatttgtttcattttttttgttttttcttaatttctacataatcatatattatataatatattattaatatgtacactataaattaataaaatatgataaaagatatttatatctgaagatttttttcataaatatatataattattttacttttttattatttttttttttttatgttttattagACTTTTTcacattatattatatatatatatatatatataatataatataatgaaagccgcattctttaaaatatattaaaaaaaaaaaaaaaaaacaatttatACGTTAtcaaaaatttttatatttttatgctttttattttccaaaaaaaaatggaaatatatgtatcaAATAAACTTAAAGCATTCAgattgta
This is a stretch of genomic DNA from Plasmodium reichenowi strain SY57 chromosome 14, whole genome shotgun sequence. It encodes these proteins:
- a CDS encoding atypical protein kinase, ABC-1 family, putative — encoded protein: MNQYDQWNRRIRTIWYCSSLYVEYKNALRKSKKMPVEKKNEYWEKKHEEFATKMLNNIYELRGKEYYYKSNIYEMFEYIDKEPLASASIGQVHKAKLKKYDKHICDIDSRKHKDYNVIIKIQHEGIDQFLSSDISTLKKVSWAFGLIDKNFYFTDFIDEWQDSASRELNYKYELYHQLLAYNSFKKSGIPVKIPKIYCAHTTSKVLVMEYIKGFKITDTELLKKYNVDTYKMVYKIIDYFAYQIHNDGFFHGDPHPGNILVMMEEKKKRKKKKKKYNKDKINNSKMKNENVYMNKRKKNHKKSNRNSKKKLSCKKKKKLEINKEREKAEEKKENMYNNNDINYCENKNEHIITNNPKLQNNSSDMKNIIKFTSYSKSLSSSNASLMDHFVDSRYNIDKMRAPTNFSNPFHKSFSFVDYSLNQDVDSDKMNQEDYEYILKENMSDGLDNMKNCLSRSHEYISCDQSRSGVTSIATSRKTQNRDSNKASENSIMESRETTMFSFVNNMEELVKMKSETKIDSQVKGYDKKVVKGSKGDNKNDHNNDNNNDNINNNDNNINNNINNNINNNNNNNNNNNNNDNNISNGEKEKNKSGPIYKSKFQAADLKKRKNAKYNFVPVIIDWGLIKQLDSVMKFAFCKLVYNISCMNVLNIIEAFEDMGFCFKEDFTYDPEIYIENLKTYFLSKLEESKSKGNEGEKEFGGVNTVDETSKSNKNMEILKNIEKKDVMDKNPISDVPKDIIFFMRVASLLHGLCTQLNVKINYLNIFSRRAKEALEKIYIPINNSIHTIPIDKYPNTFVEKRIHQFIKTLYEKKKILGCQVAIIHKKKLVVNTCVGITSTTDKRPITKHSLFNGYSLNKIILNIALYHLICNSVNEQTSGESILLGMDKKKDKLGEKISQKIQEKISEKIKIKSNAKEKNQLDEKMKIKINEKDKGKAKEKNKNNNKEKNDKEKNDKEKNDKEKNSNEDNNKEDNDKDNNDKDNNDKDNNDKDNNDKDNNNNEDNNNNNNKLLNEMDQSKHNANEKTSNMKDNNKPYEEEDLEDEVADDNKTDNENNYITEKLNEFNKIENDYFSVNMNENIIKCEEFGESKDISPLSVNSFISFNSYNSYNNNVSWISSMSRNSYKSMIERIEDDVQYKEINDDLPNNSKLSLMSEYKKHDKYKGRNYIHNHNNDDVHHHNHHHNHHHNLHHNHHHNHHHNHHHNHHHNHHHNHHHHDNNINKSNNETESNPNKSINIYPNISYNKMDTLIKKQQSYIDEKNFIKSIESKQIRNFKNIINDHICNYWDGFICNNKKNITIKDILTLKCFIKKPFHDKITLSKFIDYDQMINMIENSKHYKTSDKTSKYGEYLYLIDTYIISELIHNISGLHYYEYIYKYIVKPLNLTEEMFVPIPSELLKNQKYEDSKKKNVNNQNNVNTTGGLSNNNLDKTKKFIKDKKANVIDKKTNILDKKSIVMDKWPNMMKDYTTSALKNNEYKSTSFIGGKKFKKSSTISNFIDDINDDMNFYIMNAELLKFENINLKNTISNKKKFDSNQKVLSKKRSISVDVYYSKKKIKDGSKKEKKKNKDKKDQKGSKTKVDFEKRDIAEMKKVDKNEERNQPNQQKDHPNEQNDQMYEDIVETYEDIIETYEDKIELNHDNDDSNLKMNDVYHDIIEEKEDNEYYNNIKKEYENEENNNKIEISKDSLNKKQSNIESKMNILINNELIDNENARKLDSSNLLESTLRNKESFSFKNKFLNHVDNLKLKTKKINDSIKNMYENNENIFLKNFFLSPKKCDNIENNLDHRNVEANCVDNNMCESNSLNNSCYNNSFYNSFYNSHSNSKNSSKIRNYNNMDNVNNNVNSDNINYSPNDNKKKNSYNNNNNNNSNNNIIVSCSPYVYNYNNKYTLKENYDKKFNMNKFNKVMLSNPKATVHKNKKDNLFLFEERGKRSHSYSDCRNESHHVMKNSYMENINNINNYSNSSMNYLNYYISNKKSVNYMNANGVVIKYDDDNNNVNNVNNVNNMNNINNNESNNTNKMSFFTNTILNTFQDKNNKTKKKKEVKCLSNEDKYFYNLEERRKYYKYNFDKNIRKLFNNVDTKTSGEESANSLLKEKYNKYHKRNKKYKKLFEYIKQLKDHIKKKSDHIREANEAFIRSIKQKQEDENKKKEENKTTDEGKTIDEGKTIDEGKTIDEGKTIDEGKTIDEIKTIDEVKTIDEVKTIEEGKTIEEGKTTDEGKTIEEGKTVQEGKTIQEGKTFQEGRTIEECKIIGDNKKGGEDYNKNEENKSKEEKTRNDDKYEFVQDTEELIKKVTKKDQELLKKLIEYKYQILKKQNNNLMKKKNKQNIYMNDYSDNIEMFSDTETDSTDYYDEDDVDYDEHMVEYNNYHDERNQNTKEYIFYDKKRTRRELKELRRFNERKKRLETYLIMNKLYNQNKKGVISKEYHTINKKTDVYWRLAFARRNINVLENVTQEDVNNQLEMLKSNGKVQKKGGGNNKENENEEKNKNNKNNYINNIKNDQEKSLNDNKNFDNKLKMYVDNFNIKQYNKYISLFQLMQSKPYILDPLIYDSKKILDKFIPINGRFTAKALCKLLAFVNNEFFFPSYIINKIRKKYTIDKSVEALILTGAMSRIWGMGFQLFECEYNANINDEFNLYKKKNKYKRKNIESRKKKKINKKNKIVGYGQSDFSGCLAISFPEIDLSITILLSDVFKGADVCHLLLEFILKLYGLKPQWKVPVKMSELVKVF